GAGCGGCTGTGCCGGGTGGCGGCGCCGAGCAGTTCACCGGTCGTCCGGTCCATCGGCATCCTGCTCCCGCACTTCCTCGGAGAGGCCGGACCCCGGGCGGCCCCGCTCCCCCCTGAGGAGCGGACCGCCCGGAGCGTTCAGCACGGCGTACGCGTCGTCCGTGTCACATGCGACGCGTCGTACGCCTCGTGCTCGTCAGATGCAGACCAGGTGCAGATCAGAGACAGAGCAGAACGCTCGCCGCGCTGATGCAGGAGAGCAGGCTGACGGTGCTGTTGCCGCCGCCGCCCCCGGTGTGCTCGTCGGATTCCATCGTCTGCAGGTCGAGCAGGGCCATGGTGTGTCCTTTCGTCGGTTTTCCGTGTCGTCCCGTGGGGACGGGGTTGCGTCACGACTCCGTCAGTGGTGGCGGAGCCGCGTCATGAGGGCCGCACGTGCGGCGGCGGGAGGAACGGCAGGTGCGCGGTGGCGCCCGTGCCGTCCGGGTCGAGGGCGGCGGCGAGGGCGAGCAGACAGCCCGCCGTGCCGGTGCCGAGGTCCATGGACAGCCGCATCATCTGGTGCCCGGGGAAGGCGAGTTGGCCCTGATAGGGCATAGCGAACCAGCCCAGAGCGGCGATCTGTTCGGCGAGCCGGGCCCGTGTCGCGCCCGGTGCGGTGGTGCGGGCGAGGTGCAGGATCATCCCGGCGCGGCCCTGGAAGAGGCCGGGCTGCGCGTAGAAGCGGGAGGTGGCGGCGGTCAGGATGCCGGCCCTGGCCCGCTCGAACTCCCCTCCGGGGTCCGGGACTTGGGCCAGGTGGTCGTCGAGCACCGCCCCGACCCCCACGCTCCCGTCGCCGAGATACGGCAGGGTCCGCCACCCCTCGTCGACCTCCACCGAACCCCCCTCGCGCTCCACGCAGGCCGCCAGGTCCCGGCGCAGCGCGACCCCCGCCGCCTCCAACAGCCGCCGGTCGCCGCTCTGTTCGTACTGCCTGAGCAGGAACAGCGCGGGCCCGCTCGCACCCCGCAGCAGCCCGGCCCGCCGCCGGGGCGCGTCCGGCACCGGTTCGGCGAGCCGGCGTACGACGATGTCGGCGGCCTCGGCGGCCCGCTCGCGCAGCTCCGGCTCGCCGGTCCTGCGCGCCAGTTCGCCGAGGACGAGCCCCAGTCCGGCCAGGCCCCCGTGCAGGTCGGAGGAGAGGTGCTGCCATCGCTCGCGCAGGATGCCGTCGACCAGGTCCAGCGCCCGCTGCCGGTGCCCCAGCAGGTCCAGGACGTGGGCGACGCCCGCGAGGCCGTCGTACAGTCCGAGCGGGGTGCCCGTCGGGGCCGGGGCGGTGTGGTCGAGGAGCCAGCGCTCGCCCTCGTCGTAGCGCTCGGCGCCGGTCGCCGCCAGCGCGTACAGCACGCCGGCCGCGCCGTGCGCCAGGCCGAGGCCGCCGCCGTCGGAGAACTGGGCGACGTCCCCGGGGAAGAGCCGGTCGTCGCGCTCGGGGCTCGCCGACGCGAGGATCGCCTTGACCATCGAGTCCCGGCTGTGCGGCCAGTCCCCGGGCTCCACCCGGAAGGCGGGCGCCGACGGGACGCGCGGAGCCCGCACCGGCGCGCTGCCGGCGGCGTCGCGGGTGATCTCCGCGACCGCCTCGTCCAGGAACTCCCGCGGCACGTCCGGGAACTGCTGCCCGATCACCTCGGCCAGATGGGCCGCCTTGCCCCGGTCGACCACGAACAGGGTGGTCACGGGCAGGAACAGGGCCAGCCGTAAGCACGCCAGCGCGTAGCGGTCGACGTCGATGCCCCGGCGGTCGGGCGGCGCGAAGAAACCGGGGTGCGCGACGACCTGGCGGCCGTTCTCCTCGGCCGGGGCCGCCGCCTCGAAGTCGATCAGGTACACCGACTCCTCGTCGGGCGCGACCATGATGTTGAAGACATGCAGGTCGTTGAAGACGATCCCGCACGCGTGCACCTTCTCCACCGCCCGCTCCACCGCCCGGTGGACGCGCACCGCCCACGCCGTGTACGCGGCGACGGCCCCCGGGTCGGGGTCGGCGCGGAGCAGCGGGTGCCGTTCGGCGAAGAACGAGTTGAGCGGGCGTCCCGCCACGAAGTCCATGACGAGGAAGCGGTGGTCGCCGAGCATGAACCAGTCGCGCACCTCGGGCACCACCCCGGTCCCCGCCACCGCCTCCAGCGCCCGCTTCTCCCGCTCCAGCCGGGCGATCGCGTCCGCCCCGTCGGAGGCCAGCCCCGCGTGCGGCCGCCCCTCCTTGAGGACCACCTCGCGCCCGTCCCGGGTGTCGGTGCCCGCGTACACCCCGCCGCCGTTGGAGAAGTGCAGCGCCTTCTCGATGCGGTACGGCAGCTCGCCCACGGTCGTCGTGTTGCGGGCCGTGAGGTGCGGCTCCAGGAACGGGGGCAGCGTCACCCACTCCGGGACCTGGAAGGAGGGCGCCCGCCGGTCCGGCACCAGGGTGCCCGTGCCGTCCTGCACCGCCGGCACGAGGGAGCCGCGGTCGTCGACGACGTACCGGCGCGCGAACGCGCCGTGGCGGACGTAGAGCGGGCCGTCGGACCAGCGCAGGTCGGTGAGGATGTAGGGCCCCTCGAAGCCCTCCAGCAGGGCGCCCAGTTCGCGCAGCACCGTGTGCAGGTGCTCGTCGTCGGACGGGTAGACGGTGACGAACTTGCCGCTGGTGTCGCGGCCCGCGTACTTGGTGTTGCGCAGGTGCAGCAGGTGCGGGCCCGGCACGAACTTGAACGGGACGCGGTGCGCGACGCAGTAGTCCCACACGATCGCCGCGATCCGGTCCGCGTTCGCCCGGGTGGCAGAGGCGTGGATCTTCCAGCCCTGGGCCGGACCCGGCGCCGGGGACCCGTCCGCGGCGAGCGGCGTCAGCGTCAGCCAGTCACCGGTCCGCGCCGACTCCCAGCCCTCGGGGACCGGCCGGCGCGCCGTGTCGAACAGCGGCGCGCTCCCGCCCGTGCCCATCCGGTCGGGCGTCTCGTAGAAGTGCGCGTCCGCCAGCGCGT
The Streptomyces sp. NBC_01485 genome window above contains:
- a CDS encoding SapB/AmfS family lanthipeptide encodes the protein MALLDLQTMESDEHTGGGGGNSTVSLLSCISAASVLLCL
- the lanKC gene encoding class III lanthionine synthetase LanKC, whose product is MDKRYEVYALADAHFYETPDRMGTGGSAPLFDTARRPVPEGWESARTGDWLTLTPLAADGSPAPGPAQGWKIHASATRANADRIAAIVWDYCVAHRVPFKFVPGPHLLHLRNTKYAGRDTSGKFVTVYPSDDEHLHTVLRELGALLEGFEGPYILTDLRWSDGPLYVRHGAFARRYVVDDRGSLVPAVQDGTGTLVPDRRAPSFQVPEWVTLPPFLEPHLTARNTTTVGELPYRIEKALHFSNGGGVYAGTDTRDGREVVLKEGRPHAGLASDGADAIARLEREKRALEAVAGTGVVPEVRDWFMLGDHRFLVMDFVAGRPLNSFFAERHPLLRADPDPGAVAAYTAWAVRVHRAVERAVEKVHACGIVFNDLHVFNIMVAPDEESVYLIDFEAAAPAEENGRQVVAHPGFFAPPDRRGIDVDRYALACLRLALFLPVTTLFVVDRGKAAHLAEVIGQQFPDVPREFLDEAVAEITRDAAGSAPVRAPRVPSAPAFRVEPGDWPHSRDSMVKAILASASPERDDRLFPGDVAQFSDGGGLGLAHGAAGVLYALAATGAERYDEGERWLLDHTAPAPTGTPLGLYDGLAGVAHVLDLLGHRQRALDLVDGILRERWQHLSSDLHGGLAGLGLVLGELARRTGEPELRERAAEAADIVVRRLAEPVPDAPRRRAGLLRGASGPALFLLRQYEQSGDRRLLEAAGVALRRDLAACVEREGGSVEVDEGWRTLPYLGDGSVGVGAVLDDHLAQVPDPGGEFERARAGILTAATSRFYAQPGLFQGRAGMILHLARTTAPGATRARLAEQIAALGWFAMPYQGQLAFPGHQMMRLSMDLGTGTAGCLLALAAALDPDGTGATAHLPFLPPPHVRPS